TCGAGCGCGACGTTGAGCGAGTTGATGGTCGAGCCCACGACGTTCTTCTGGAACGCGCCCAGCCGGCCGCGCTGGACCGCGACGCCCTTGATCGCGGCGTTCACGATCTTCTGGGCGTTGGTGGAGTCGCCGTCGATGACGTTCAGCAAGCCGCCGCCGCCCAAGTCGCTGAGGTTGTACTTCGTGCCATCGATCGTCGAGGTGCCCAGTGAGCCGCTCGAGGCGTTCTGGATCCCGAGCTGGACCTGGTTGTTGAGGTTGACCTCGGCCCCGAGGTTGAACTTCGCGCCGCCGCCGGTGATGGTGACGATGGACTGGTTGCCCAGCGTCTGTGCGCCGGTGGCGTTGAGGTCGGCGTCGATCGAGAGTGTCTCGCTGTTGATCGAGAGGGAGGTGCCCTTGCCCAGGCCCTTCGTGCCGTTGATCGTGCCCGCGATGTCCTGGCCCTCGGCGCGGATGGGCGTGGCGACGGCGGAGAACGCGGTGCCCGCCGCACTGTTGAGCGCGGCCTCGTCGCCCGCCGAGGCGAGCTTGACGCCGCCGGTTTGGCCGCCGTCGTTAGTGACGTTGAGCGAGATGAACTCGTTGGAGCCGAACTCGGTGGACTTGAGCTCGATGTAGTTGCCCGAGGCGACCGCGGAGACGCCGGTGACTTCGGAGAACGAGTTGATCTGCGTGGCGATCGTGGCGAGGGTGGCGCCCGAGCCGAAGGAGAACTGCTTGGAGCCCTCGTTGCCGGCGAGCTCGAAGGAGAACGACGAGGTCGCGCTCACGAGGTCGAGCGATGCTGCGCCGACGCTGAGGAACAGCCCGCCGTGCTGGGCCGACTGCGTGATCAGTGCGGTGACGGCGACGTCGGTGTCGCCGACCTTCGCGTTGTTGATGGTGAGGTCGTTGACATTCGCGCCTTGGCCGGTGACCTGGAAGTCGAAGCTGCCGTTGAGCAGCTTGCTGCCCTGGAAGCTCGTGGTCGAGGCGATGCGGTCGATCGTCTGGAGGATGTTGTCGATCTGGAGCTGGTTGGCTTCCTTTTCTTCCTGCGAGAGCCCCGCGTCGTTGGCGGACTGGCCCACGAGGGACTGGACCTCGACGAGCAGGGCGTTGATTTCGTTGAGGCCGCCCTCGGCGACGTTGACGAACTGGTCGGCGCGCTCGGCGTTGCCGATGGCGGCGCTGATGGACGCCTTCTCGCCGCGCAGGACCTCGCTGGCGATCAGCCCGGCCGGGTCGTCCGCACCGCGGT
The sequence above is a segment of the Phycisphaeraceae bacterium D3-23 genome. Coding sequences within it:
- a CDS encoding flagellin, which gives rise to MSRINTNINSLIAQRVVGQQNANLSQSLQRLSTGYRINRGADDPAGLIASEVLRGEKASISAAIGNAERADQFVNVAEGGLNEINALLVEVQSLVGQSANDAGLSQEEKEANQLQIDNILQTIDRIASTTSFQGSKLLNGSFDFQVTGQGANVNDLTINNAKVGDTDVAVTALITQSAQHGGLFLSVGAASLDLVSATSSFSFELAGNEGSKQFSFGSGATLATIATQINSFSEVTGVSAVASGNYIELKSTEFGSNEFISLNVTNDGGQTGGVKLASAGDEAALNSAAGTAFSAVATPIRAEGQDIAGTINGTKGLGKGTSLSINSETLSIDADLNATGAQTLGNQSIVTITGGGAKFNLGAEVNLNNQVQLGIQNASSGSLGTSTIDGTKYNLSDLGGGGLLNVIDGDSTNAQKIVNAAIKGVAVQRGRLGAFQKNVVGSTINSLNVALENISAAESTIRDTDFAKETSELTRTQVLAAAANNVLSIANAQPQSVLGLLG